The genomic region CTGTGCGACGAGTACGGGCTGTACTTGGTAGATGAAGCCAACATTGAAACCCACGGCTTTGGGGCTGAGTGGCAGGGGTGGTTTGACAAGAGCAAGCACCCCGCTTACTTGCCGCAGTGGGCCCCCGCACACCTAGACCGGATTGAACGGCTGCTGGAGCGCGACAAAAACCACGCTTCCGTGATTGTGTGGAGTATGGGCAACGAGTGCGGCAATGGCCCTGTGTTTCATGATGCCTATAAGTGGCTGAAGCAGCGCGACCCTAGCCGCCCTGTACAGTTTGAGCAAGCCGGCGAAGATGTGGACACCGACATTGTGTGCCCCATGTATCCCGGTATGGGCTCCATGAAAAAATACGCCAATGCCACCGATAAAACTCGGCCGTACATCATGTGTGAATACTCGCACGCGATGGGCAACAGCAGTGGTAACTTTCAAGAGTACTGGGACTTGATTCGTAGCAAGCCGCACATGCAAGGTGGCTTTATCTGGGACTGGGTAGACCAGGGAATCAAAACCACAACTCCTACCGGGGCGCCCTTTTGGGCCTACGGCGGCGACCTAGGTGGTTACCACTTGCAGAACGACGAAAACTTCAGTGGTAATGGGCTGGTAGGCGCTGACCGCTCGGCGCACCCGTCTATCTACGAGGTGAAAAAAGTCTACCAAGACATCCGGTTTAGTGCTGCCAAGCCCGCCGATGGTCGCATCACAGTGCACAACGGGTTTTCTTTTAATACACTGGAAAACTATGATTTCCGCTGGGAGCTGCTGAAAAACGGCGCGGTAGTAAAGCGCGGTACTTTTTCCCCGAAAGCCCTACCCCGGCAGCAGCAACAGGTAAAGCTGAGTTTGCCTACCCTGTCGGCCCAGCCTGGTACAGAGTACGTGCTCAATGTTTTTGCCCTCACCAAGAAGGCTGCCGCGCTGGTGCCCGCCGGGCACGAAGTTGCGCGTGAGCAGTTTGTGCTCACACCCGCCGCCACGTACTTCGCGGCGGCTTCCCCTACCGCCACTACCCTGCAAGTAAAGCGCGACGGCGACAAGCTGACGTTTACGGCGGGCGAGGTACGCGGCGAGTTCAATACCAAGCAGGGCCGCCTAACCGACTATCGGTTGCGCAACGAATCTGTCCTTGGCAGCTTCCCTGAGCCCTACTTCTGGCGTGCCCCCACGGATAACGACTTTGGTAACGGAATGCCCGAGCGCTTGGGCGTGTGGCGTACAGCCCACGCCGCCCGCCAGGTGCAGCGCGTGATGGTAGGCGAACAAACCGCCGCGGGCTTACCCATCACCGTTGACTACCTACTCAGCGACATCAACTCGCCGTATACAGTAGCCTACCTCCTGCGCCCCGACGGAGCCGTGCAAGTAACGGCCTCTATTGACCTGACAGGCAGAAACCTGCCCGAGATGCCGCGCTTTGGTATGCGCCTGGAGATGCCCAAGCAGTTCAGCGAGCTGACCTATTACGGCCGCGGGCCCTGGGAAAACTATGCCGACCGCAACACCGCCGCTTTCTTAGGCACCTACCGCGACTCAGTGGCTGGGCAGTTCACAACCAACTACCTACGCCCGCAGGAGTGTGGCTACCGCACCGATGTGCGCTGGCTAACGCTGACGAATGCTGCAGGACGCGGCCTGCGCGTAGAAGGCACTCAACAGCCTATCTGCTTCAGCGCCCTACCCTATAGTGCCGAAGATATGGACCCCGGCCTCACCAAAAAGCAGCAGCACCCCACCGACCTAAAGCCTTCCCGTCAGACTTCGCTGCACCTTGATTTGAAGCAGCGCGGCGTAGGTGGCGACAACAGCTGGGGCGCCCTGCCGCACGAGCAGTACCGTCTGCTGGATAAAAAGTATACCTACACCTACACGCTGCGCCTGCTGGATGGCAGTGAAACGGGCAAAGGCGCTACCTCACAGGCAACGCCTAAAGGTAGCATTAGGTAGGCAAAGGAGTAGAGACACAACATGTTATGTCTTGTCGTTGAACGGCTTGAATTGGGTGAAATAAAGTCAGTAATGGCAAGGCAAACATGTTGTGTTTCTACTTCATATAGTGCTGCAGACTGTATGTTTAGAACAAGTGCTTTCTTTAGAGGAAATAGTTAATCCTTTTAAAGCATCACTACTATGCGCTACCTGTGGCTCACTTCGTTATTACTTAGTCTGGGGTATTTAAATAGCTGGTCGAGTTGGGCGCAACAGGCCACCGAAGTACCCGCAACGGCACCAACCCCTGATACAGTTCGGCACGACAATTCAAGCCCGGTGTATGTGCTGAATGACCGCTTTATTGTGGGTGGTTTGTGGGACGTGGTACCAGCAAATATTGCGGAGATAGTGGTCTATAAAGGAGGCGAAGTCCCAGCACGACTGCGTAGTGTGATGTCGCACGGTGTAGTAAGTGTCAACCTTAAAAAGAGGTTTAAAGGAAATACCAAGTCATTGGCAGCTATTCAGCAGTGGCTGAAGCTGCGCGGGCCAGTTGCTTTTCAGCTGGAAGGCCAGCCGTTGGAAGATACCGGACTACGCATTGTGACGGATGCCATTGCTGGTATCGACGTAATGCGCCCTTCCGTTGGCCAATCGACTACAGTCATCAACATTCGGTTGGTGCGGACGAACCCGCGGCCGACATATCACCCACCAGGTACTATTATGATTCGGGGTAACGCGAGTCAATAACTCTGCTACTATGCCTTTTGCACGCTCTTGGTTGTTGGTATTTCTTTTGATCTACAGTGGATTACAGGTCTCCGCCCAAACGCCCGTAGGGTTAGGCTGGGCCAAAAACAACGTGAACGGAGCCGTATTCCGCAAAAACTCCGTGGTGACGCACGGCCGGGAACAGTACACCGCCTACTACGACTCGGCGGGCTATGTGGTGCTGGCCAAGCGCCGCCTACCCCGCGGGCCGTGGCAGGTGCAGCGTACGCAGTACCGGGGCAAAGTGCAAGATGCGCATAACGTTATCAGCATCATGGTGGATGGGCGCGGCTACCTGCACTGCTCCTTCGACCACCACGGCAACCCCTTGCACTACTGCCGCAGCAAAGCGCCCGGCTCGTTGGAAATGAGCGAGTTGCTGCCCATGACCGGTGACCGGGAAAAGAACGTGACCTACCCCGAGTTTCACCGCTTCCCCAGCGGCGACCTGTTGTTTCTGTACCGCGACGGTAGCTCCGGCAATGGCAACTTGGCCCTAAACTACTACTCCACCAAAACCCAGCAGTGGCGCCGCCTCCACGATGTGCTCATCGACGGCGAAAAGCAGCGCAACGCCTATTGGCAGGCTTGTATCGATGCGAAGGGTGCTATCCATCTGTCGTGGGTGTGGCGGGAGAGCCCCAACGTAGCCAGCAACCACGACATGGCCTATGCCCGCTCTCTAGATGGGGGCAAAACCTGGCAAAAGAGCACCGGCGAAGCCTACCGCCTACCCATCACGCAGGCCACGGCCGAATATGCGGCCCGCATTCCGGAGAACAGCGAACTGATCAACCAAACCACCATCACGACCGATGCGGGTGGCACGCCTTACATTGCCACTTACTGGCGGCCGCAGGGCACGCAAGTGCCGCAGTACCAGCTGATTTATAAAGCCGGCGGTGCCTGGAAAACGCAACAGATCAGCCAGCGTACCACACCCTTCAGCCTGAGTGGGGTAGGGACCAAGAAGATTCCGATTTCGCGGCCGCAGCTACTGGTTGAAACCCAGAAGGGCCGTACCGCCGCCTACCTCGTGTTCCGCGATGCTGAGCGCCAGGACCGCGCCTCGGTGGCCGCCTGCCTCGACCTCAGGCAAAACCAGTGGGCCGTGACCGATCTGACCACCACCAGCGTGGGCAACTGGGAGCCCAGCTACGATACGGAGCTGTGGCAGCGCCGCCACGTGCTGCACCTATTTGTGCAGCGCACCGGCCAGGGCGACGGCGAAACACTGGAAAACCTACCCCCGCAGCCCGTCTATATACAGGAGTGGCAGCCGGAAGCGTCTTTCGTGAAGCAAGCAGCCACCCCCTGGTCGCTGGGAGCAACGGCGCCTACCCCGGCAGCTACGCAAGATGGCTGGCGACTGGTGTGGGCCGATGAGTTCAACACCGAAGGCCGTCCCGACCCAAAGAACTGGCAATTTGAAAACGGTTTCACCCGCAACCACGAGCTGCAATGGTATCAGCCCGACAATGCCCGCGTAGAGAATGGGATGCTTGTCATTGAAGCACGCAAGGAGAACCGGCCCAACCCTACCTACCAGCCGGGCAGCACCGACTGGAAAACCAGCCGCCCTACCATCGACTACACTTCGGCCAGCCTGAACACGCAGGGGCAGCAGCAGTGGCAATACGGCCGCTTCGAGATGCGCGGGCGTATTGATGCGCGCCCCGGTCTGTGGCCCGCGTTCTGGACGCTGGGTGTGGCCGGCGAGTGGCCCTCCAACGGCGAAATCGACATTATGGAGTACTACAAAGGGAATATTCTCGCCAACGTAGCCTCTGGCACCGACAAGCGCTACAACGCCAAGTGGCACAGCGAAACCAAAGCCGTCGACTCCTTCGCCGACCCCGACTGGGCCAAGAAATTCCACGTGTGGCGCATGGACTGGGATGCCAACTCCATCCGTCTCTATGTAGACGACCTGCTGCTCAACGAAACGCCTCTCACGGCCACCGTGAACCAAGACGGCACCGGCCGCAACCCCATGATGCAGCCGCACTATATCTTATTGAACCTAGCCCTGGGCGGCGACAATGGCGGCCCCCTGGAAGGCACTATCCTCCCCAGCCGCTACGAAATAGACTACGTGCGCGTGTACCAACGGTAGGGTAGTAGATCAACTGGCGCGAGTGTAGCGCAGCGTAACTCGGGTCTGCTTTTCAGGCGAGGCTGTCCAGCGAATGGCGCGGGGCTGTGCCCCGTGCCGATTGTACGCAGGCCTCTGGCCTGCCATCGTCCGCGCCATTGAAGCTCACGGAATGTTTGGCCGGGCAGGCCAGAGGCCTGCGCATAGTCGGCACGGGGCACAGCCCCGCGCCATCACCCATACTTCTACTTTTTCTTCGTGCTATACTGCACCTCCACGGCTACCGGGTAATGGTCGGAGGGTGTTTTGCCGCCGCTGTAGGTGTCCGTTAGAATGCCGTAGCGGGTGGCGGTGAAGGCGGGGCTGAGGAAGATATGGTCGATGCGGGCGTCGGTTTTGCGCATGGGGTCGAAGCCGTTGAACGTGCCGTTGGGCGCATACACCACCTGTGCCGTCTGGTAGGCATCCTTTAGGGTGCCTGAGGTGCTGAGGATGGTGTAGCTCTCGTTGCGCTGGTCGATGTTGAAGTCGCCGGTGAGGATGGCGGGCGTGGTGCCGGCCATTTCCTTCACCTTCGCCAAGATCAGCTTGGAGCTTTCACGGCGGGCTTCCTTGCCTACGTGGTCGAAGTGGGTGTTGAAG from Hymenobacter aerilatus harbors:
- a CDS encoding glycoside hydrolase family 16 protein, which gives rise to MGATAPTPAATQDGWRLVWADEFNTEGRPDPKNWQFENGFTRNHELQWYQPDNARVENGMLVIEARKENRPNPTYQPGSTDWKTSRPTIDYTSASLNTQGQQQWQYGRFEMRGRIDARPGLWPAFWTLGVAGEWPSNGEIDIMEYYKGNILANVASGTDKRYNAKWHSETKAVDSFADPDWAKKFHVWRMDWDANSIRLYVDDLLLNETPLTATVNQDGTGRNPMMQPHYILLNLALGGDNGGPLEGTILPSRYEIDYVRVYQR
- a CDS encoding glycoside hydrolase family 2 TIM barrel-domain containing protein; the protein is MRNLHFLLAALLLTSRAATAQPTPNEWENPQVLDEHKEKGRASFVLYEKAADVAADDYSRSPYYQSLNGNWKFNFALRPAERPTNFAQANFDDAAWKTIPVPSNWEMQGYGIPIYTNIVYPFPKNPPFIDGRDNPVGTYRRTFTVPAGWAGREVLLRFGSISGYAMVFVNGQRVGMSKVAKSPAEFDITPYLKAGENQLAVQVLRWHDGSYLEDQDMWRLSGIDRDVALLSLPKRSIWDFFAHADLDPSYKNGQFSADVTLRSFAGAQATPARVRVELLDATGKTVLRQEQPVAPDAQTVTLRGTVPNVRRWSAEQPTLYQCRIALEDAQGKVLALTGCKLGFRKVEIKDAQLMVNGVPIEVHGVNRHEFDQTTGRAVSEAVMRQDVQLMKQHNINAVRTSHYPNDERWYKLCDEYGLYLVDEANIETHGFGAEWQGWFDKSKHPAYLPQWAPAHLDRIERLLERDKNHASVIVWSMGNECGNGPVFHDAYKWLKQRDPSRPVQFEQAGEDVDTDIVCPMYPGMGSMKKYANATDKTRPYIMCEYSHAMGNSSGNFQEYWDLIRSKPHMQGGFIWDWVDQGIKTTTPTGAPFWAYGGDLGGYHLQNDENFSGNGLVGADRSAHPSIYEVKKVYQDIRFSAAKPADGRITVHNGFSFNTLENYDFRWELLKNGAVVKRGTFSPKALPRQQQQVKLSLPTLSAQPGTEYVLNVFALTKKAAALVPAGHEVAREQFVLTPAATYFAAASPTATTLQVKRDGDKLTFTAGEVRGEFNTKQGRLTDYRLRNESVLGSFPEPYFWRAPTDNDFGNGMPERLGVWRTAHAARQVQRVMVGEQTAAGLPITVDYLLSDINSPYTVAYLLRPDGAVQVTASIDLTGRNLPEMPRFGMRLEMPKQFSELTYYGRGPWENYADRNTAAFLGTYRDSVAGQFTTNYLRPQECGYRTDVRWLTLTNAAGRGLRVEGTQQPICFSALPYSAEDMDPGLTKKQQHPTDLKPSRQTSLHLDLKQRGVGGDNSWGALPHEQYRLLDKKYTYTYTLRLLDGSETGKGATSQATPKGSIR